From Halorientalis litorea:
GCTCCGCCCGCTCTCAGCCGGGGGTCCGCTACCGTGTGACCGGCGTGCCGTCGGCGCGACCAGCGCGTGTTTGCAGTATTGGGAAATCCACAGCATACTTTTGAGCCTGCCGCGCCAACACCCACGTATGGGAGAAACGTTCGTAATCGTCGGCGGCGACGCGGCGGGAATGAGTGCCGCGAGCAAGGTAAAGCGCGAGAACCCGGAGATGGAGGTCGTCGTCTTCGAGAAGGGCGAGTGGGTGTCCTACGCGGCCTGCGGGATGCCCTACTACGTCAAGGGCGACGTCGCGGAGTTGGACGACCTCGTGACGGTCACGCCCGAGGAGTTCCGCGACGAACGGGACATCGACCTGCGGACGGGCCACGAAGTCCTCGAAATCGACCCGGAGACAGAGCGGGTGACCGTGGCGGCCGAGGACGGCGAACGGTTCGCGCAGGCCTACGACTACCTCCTCGTCGCCACGGGGGCGACGGCAATCGAACCGCCCTTCGACGGACTGGACACGGACGGCGTATTCACCATCCACGACATGGACGAGGCGGACGCCATCGAGCGGTACGTCACCGAGGAGTCGCCGGACGTGGCGGCCGTGGTCGGCGGTGGCTACGTCGGCATCGAGATGGCCGAGGCACTGGCGGCACACGACGTACAGGTCCACCTCTACGAGATGCTGCCCCACGTCCTCCAACCGTTCGGGGAGCCAGTCGCCGAGGCCGTCGAGGCACACCTCCGCGACAACGGCGTCGAACTCCACCTCGACACCGCTGTCGACGGGTTCGGCGGCGACGGACCCGTCGAACGCGTCCACCTCGAAGACGAGACGCGTCCCGCCGACATCGCAATCGTCGGCGTGGGGGTGACACCGAACGTCGACCTCGCGGCCGACGCCGGTCTCGAACTCGGGCCGACCGGTGCCGTCGCTACCGACGAGTACGGGCGGACGAACTACGAGAACGTCTTCGCGGCGGGGGACTGCGCGGAGTCCCGCCACGTCGTGACCGGAGGCCCCGACCACGTTCCCCTCGCGCTGACCGCGAACCGCGCCGGCCGTGCCATCGGGCAGACGGTCACCGGGTCGCCGACGCCGGTCGGCGACATCGCCGGGACAGCCATCGTGAAGGCGTTCGACCTCGGGGCGGCCAGAACCGGCATCCTCGACGAGGACAGGGCGCGTGGGGCCGGGTTCGACCCCGTTTCGGTCACCATCTCGGCCAGCTCGCGGGCACACTACTACCCCAACGGCGCGGAACTCACGGTGACGCTGTCGGCCGACCGGGAGACGGGCCGCCTCTTGGGGGGAAGCCTCGTCGGTGCCGAGGGGGTCAAGCGCGTCGACACGATTGCGACGGCACTCCACGGCGGGATGACCGTCTCCGAACTCCAGAACGTTGACTTGGCCTACGCGCCGCCGTTCAGTCCCGTCTGGGACCCGGTACTGACGGCGGCGAAGGTGCTCGCGGGGCAACTCGAATGAGTGCGACTGCCGACACGCCCGCGGCGTACGTCCGGGCACACCGCGACGAGTTGTTCGAACTCGTCCTCGACCTGCTGGCGGTCGATACGTCGAACCCACCGGGCGAGACAAGCGCGCTCGTCACGCGAATCGAGGAGTACCTCCGTCCGCTCCCGGTCGATGTCGAACGGGTGACCGTCGACCCGGCGAAACCCAACCTCCTCGTGACGCTCCCCGGCACGGCCGACCGGACGCTCCTCTACAACGGGCACCTCGACACGGTGCCGTACGACGGTGACGCGTGGTCGGTCGACCCGCTGGGCGAACGGGTCGACGACCGTATCTACGGCCGCGGTGCGACCGACATGAAGGGCGCGCTCGCGGCGATGCTGTTCGCGATTCGCGCGTTCGTCGAGACCGACACCGAACCGCCGGTCGACCTCCTGTTCGCGTTCGTCAGCGACGAGGAAGTCGGCGGCGACGCCGGCCTCCCCGCGCTCCTCGACGCGGACCGACTCGACGCCGACGCCTGCGTCATCGGCGAACCGACGTGTCGGGACGGCCGCCACTCCGTGACGGTGGCCGACCGGGGAAGCATCTGGCTCACGGTGGCGGCCACGGGTGAGGCGGCTCACGGTTCGCGGCCGGTCCTCGGCGAGAACGCCATCGACCGTCTCTACGGGGCCGTTCAGACGCTCCGTGACCGCTTCGGAACGAAGGAACTCGACATCGACGCGTCGATGCAGCCCGTCCTCGAGGAGTCCGTCGAGTACTACGCCCCGGCGATGGGTGCGGGGACCGCCTACGAACTGTTCACGTCGCCGTCAATCAACCTCGGGACCATCGAGGGCGGCGACGCCATCAACAGCGTCCCCCAGTCGGCCAGCGCGGAAATCGACATCCGGCTGACGGCGGGGGTCGACACCCCGACCGTCCTCTCGGAGATTCGGGCGTGTGTCGACGGCTGTCCGGGCATCACCATAGCGGACGTGTCATGGAGCGTCGGGACCGTCGAACCGGTCGACAGCCCCCTCGTGGACGCCGTCGCGTCGGTCGCCGAAGACGTGACGGGGACGCGGGTGTATCGCCGGAGTGCGACCGGCGGCGGCGACGCCAAGAAACTCCGGCACGCCGGGATTCCGACCGTCGAGTTCGCACTCGGAACCGATACCGCCCACGCCGTCGACGAGTACACGACCACCGACGCGCTCGTCGGCAACGCGACGGTGTACGTCACGCTGCCGACCGCGTGGAGCGACGCGACCGACTGACGCGCCGAGAACTCACCGCTCTCGCCGATGCGGAAACGTTTAACAGCTAGTAGTGCAAAGAAATGGGTATGGAAAACAATATCGGCGCGACCGACCGGACAGTTCGGCTGGCACTCGGCGGCGTCCTCGCCGCATTCGGTGTCGCCGTCTTCGCGGGGGCACTCGACTTCGGTCCTATCGCCGGTGGGGCCGCGGTGGCCGTCGGCGCGATTCTTTTCGTGACCGGGGCGACCAGCATGTGTCCTATCTACCGGGTCCTCGGCGTCGACACCTGTAGAACGCAGTAAGATTGGGTTCTTTCGGCGACGGCCCGGAACCGGCGTGTCCCCTCCGGGACCCGCCGGGACTGTCGCCCCGCGGTACGACCGCCCACTGTTTCCATTATATTGGAATTGCCGCACAATATTAATACGCCTCGGCCCGGAGTATCTCCTGTGACCATGACTGACATCGATATCGAGCCGACCGAAACGGTCGACGCACGGGGAGCGGCGTGTCCGGGGCCGTTGATGGACCTCATCGGGAAGATACGGGGCGTCGAGTCCGGGGCCGTGGTGGAACTGTTGAGTGACAACGAGCAGTCGCTCACCGACGTTTCAGAGTGGACCGAGGAGTCCGGGAACGACCTGCTCGAAGTCGTGGAGGCGGACGACCACTACGCGTTCTACGTGGAGAAGGCATGACGGACCACATCGTTATCGTCGGCGGCGGCACCGGCGGGACGGTACTCGCCAACGACCTCGCCGACAGACTCGGTGCGGACATCGACGCGGGGGACGTCCAGGTGACGCTGGTCAACGACGACCCGGACCACGTGTACAAGCCCGTGTGGCTGTACGTCCCGTTCGACCAGCGCGAACCCGCGGACGGCCGTCGCCGACTCGACGAACTCGTCGACGACCGCATCGACCTCCGCATCGACCGGGTGACCGACATCGACACCGACGCCCAGCGGATTCGGTACCGCGACGCCGCCCGGTCCGTCGAGTACGACTACCTCGTCCTCGCAACCGGGTCGACGCTCGCGCCCGAGGAAATCCCCGGCCTCCCGGAAGGCGGGCACGACTACTACAGCGAGTCCGGTGCCGAACGTCTCCGCGAGGCGTTGCTGTCGTTCACCGAGGGCCACCTCGTGCTGAGCGTCGTCGGGACGCCCCACATGTGCCCGGCCGCGCCGCTGGAGTTCGT
This genomic window contains:
- a CDS encoding FAD-dependent oxidoreductase translates to MGETFVIVGGDAAGMSAASKVKRENPEMEVVVFEKGEWVSYAACGMPYYVKGDVAELDDLVTVTPEEFRDERDIDLRTGHEVLEIDPETERVTVAAEDGERFAQAYDYLLVATGATAIEPPFDGLDTDGVFTIHDMDEADAIERYVTEESPDVAAVVGGGYVGIEMAEALAAHDVQVHLYEMLPHVLQPFGEPVAEAVEAHLRDNGVELHLDTAVDGFGGDGPVERVHLEDETRPADIAIVGVGVTPNVDLAADAGLELGPTGAVATDEYGRTNYENVFAAGDCAESRHVVTGGPDHVPLALTANRAGRAIGQTVTGSPTPVGDIAGTAIVKAFDLGAARTGILDEDRARGAGFDPVSVTISASSRAHYYPNGAELTVTLSADRETGRLLGGSLVGAEGVKRVDTIATALHGGMTVSELQNVDLAYAPPFSPVWDPVLTAAKVLAGQLE
- a CDS encoding YgaP family membrane protein; its protein translation is MENNIGATDRTVRLALGGVLAAFGVAVFAGALDFGPIAGGAAVAVGAILFVTGATSMCPIYRVLGVDTCRTQ
- a CDS encoding M20 family metallopeptidase, which gives rise to MSATADTPAAYVRAHRDELFELVLDLLAVDTSNPPGETSALVTRIEEYLRPLPVDVERVTVDPAKPNLLVTLPGTADRTLLYNGHLDTVPYDGDAWSVDPLGERVDDRIYGRGATDMKGALAAMLFAIRAFVETDTEPPVDLLFAFVSDEEVGGDAGLPALLDADRLDADACVIGEPTCRDGRHSVTVADRGSIWLTVAATGEAAHGSRPVLGENAIDRLYGAVQTLRDRFGTKELDIDASMQPVLEESVEYYAPAMGAGTAYELFTSPSINLGTIEGGDAINSVPQSASAEIDIRLTAGVDTPTVLSEIRACVDGCPGITIADVSWSVGTVEPVDSPLVDAVASVAEDVTGTRVYRRSATGGGDAKKLRHAGIPTVEFALGTDTAHAVDEYTTTDALVGNATVYVTLPTAWSDATD
- a CDS encoding sulfurtransferase TusA family protein, which encodes MTDIDIEPTETVDARGAACPGPLMDLIGKIRGVESGAVVELLSDNEQSLTDVSEWTEESGNDLLEVVEADDHYAFYVEKA